A window of Mycolicibacterium fluoranthenivorans contains these coding sequences:
- a CDS encoding threonine aldolase family protein: protein MPVTRLHDPSWRGFASDNYAGVHPEVLEAIAVANGGHQVAYGGDVYTARLHEVVREHFGAQAEVFPIFNGTGANVVALTSVLPRWGAVVTASTAHINTDEAGAPERMTGIKLLTVPTADGKLNPELAAREAWGWGDEHRAQPLAVSITQATEMGTVYTVDEVRALTDFAHAHGMTVHMDGSRLWNAAAALDVPLREFTTDAGIDIVSLGGTKNGLLGAEAVVVLNPERAVGLVYLRKLTMQLASKMRFASAQLLALFDGGLGIRSAGHANAMAARLRAALSAGIAEGTLPGLAFTQETSANAVFATLPVAIADQIRERVRFYDWDRARGEVRWMAAWDTTAADVDHFVTVIEEEFARASR, encoded by the coding sequence GTGCCGGTAACGCGTCTGCACGACCCGTCCTGGCGCGGGTTCGCAAGCGACAACTATGCCGGGGTACACCCGGAGGTGCTCGAGGCCATCGCCGTCGCCAACGGCGGTCACCAGGTCGCCTACGGAGGCGATGTGTACACCGCGCGCCTGCACGAGGTGGTCCGGGAGCATTTCGGCGCACAGGCTGAGGTATTCCCGATCTTCAACGGCACTGGCGCGAACGTCGTCGCGTTGACCAGTGTGCTGCCGCGCTGGGGCGCGGTGGTCACGGCGTCCACCGCTCACATCAACACCGACGAAGCCGGCGCCCCCGAGCGCATGACCGGCATCAAGCTGCTGACGGTGCCGACGGCGGACGGCAAGCTCAACCCCGAGCTGGCCGCCCGTGAGGCGTGGGGCTGGGGCGACGAGCACCGGGCCCAGCCGTTGGCCGTGAGCATCACCCAAGCCACGGAGATGGGCACCGTGTACACCGTGGATGAGGTGCGGGCCCTCACCGACTTCGCCCACGCACACGGGATGACGGTGCACATGGACGGTTCCCGGTTGTGGAACGCGGCTGCGGCGCTCGACGTGCCGTTGCGTGAGTTCACCACCGACGCGGGTATCGACATCGTGAGCCTCGGCGGGACGAAGAACGGCCTGCTCGGTGCGGAAGCGGTGGTGGTGCTCAACCCCGAGCGTGCCGTCGGCCTGGTGTATCTGCGCAAGCTGACGATGCAACTGGCGAGCAAGATGCGTTTCGCCTCGGCGCAATTGCTGGCTCTGTTCGACGGCGGATTGGGTATCCGCAGTGCCGGCCATGCCAACGCCATGGCGGCCAGGCTGCGGGCGGCACTGTCGGCCGGCATCGCCGAGGGCACCTTGCCGGGGCTGGCGTTCACCCAGGAGACATCGGCGAACGCGGTGTTCGCGACCTTGCCCGTCGCGATCGCCGATCAGATCCGGGAGCGGGTGCGCTTCTACGACTGGGACCGGGCTAGAGGCGAGGTGCGGTGGATGGCGGCATGGGACACCACCGCAGCCGATGTCGACCACTTCGTCACCGTCATCGAAGAGGAATTCGCGCGCGCATCGCGGTGA